One window of Kosakonia cowanii JCM 10956 = DSM 18146 genomic DNA carries:
- a CDS encoding carbohydrate ABC transporter permease — protein MNENRLLGLAWISPYIIGLIVFTAFPFISSFFLSFTEYDLMSPPVFNGIENYRYMFTEDTLFWKSMGVTFAYVFLTIPLKLAFALGIAFVLNFKLRGIGFFRTAYYIPSILGSSVAIAVLWRALFAIDGLLNSFIGVFGLDPVNWLGEPSLALMSVTLLRVWQFGSAMVIFLAALQNVPQSQYEAAMIDGASKWQMFMKVTVPLITPVIFFNFIMQTTQAFQEFTGPYVITGGGPTYYTYLFSLYIYDTAFKYFDMGYGAALAWVLFLVVAVFASVAFKSSKYWVFYSADKGGKNG, from the coding sequence ATGAATGAAAACAGACTACTGGGATTGGCCTGGATATCACCTTACATAATAGGGTTGATTGTCTTTACCGCTTTCCCATTCATCTCATCCTTCTTTCTCAGTTTTACTGAGTATGATCTGATGAGCCCGCCGGTATTTAATGGCATCGAAAACTACCGCTACATGTTTACTGAAGATACCCTCTTCTGGAAATCGATGGGCGTGACGTTTGCTTATGTCTTTTTAACCATTCCGCTGAAGCTGGCCTTTGCGCTGGGCATCGCCTTTGTGCTCAATTTTAAATTGCGCGGCATCGGCTTTTTCCGCACCGCTTACTACATTCCGTCGATCCTCGGCAGCTCGGTTGCTATCGCGGTGTTGTGGCGCGCGCTGTTCGCCATCGATGGCTTGTTAAACAGCTTTATCGGCGTCTTTGGCCTTGATCCTGTTAACTGGCTCGGCGAGCCGTCGCTGGCGCTGATGTCGGTGACGCTGCTGCGCGTCTGGCAGTTCGGTTCGGCGATGGTGATCTTCCTGGCGGCGCTGCAAAACGTTCCGCAGTCGCAGTATGAAGCGGCGATGATCGACGGCGCCAGCAAATGGCAGATGTTTATGAAGGTGACTGTGCCGCTGATTACGCCGGTGATCTTCTTCAACTTCATCATGCAGACCACGCAGGCGTTCCAGGAGTTTACCGGCCCGTACGTGATTACCGGCGGCGGCCCGACCTACTACACCTATCTCTTCTCGCTCTACATCTACGACACCGCGTTCAAATATTTCGATATGGGTTACGGCGCAGCGCTGGCCTGGGTGCTCTTCCTGGTGGTGGCGGTCTTTGCCTCTGTCGCCTTTAAGTCCTCGAAGTATTGGGTCTTCTACTCTGCCGATAAGGGAGGCAAAAATGGCTGA
- a CDS encoding carbohydrate ABC transporter permease, whose protein sequence is MADVQHLTPGMKEAEREVARTLRREKISAWIRYTILLLVGLLMLYPLAWMFSASFKPNHEIFTTLGLWPNHATWDGFINGWKTGTEYTFGHYMLNTFKYVIPKVILTIISSTVVAYGFARFEIPWKNFWFGTLIATMLLPSTVLLIPQYLMFREMGMLNSYMPLYLPLAFATQGFFVFMLIQFLRGVPRDMEEAAQIDGCNSWQVLWYVVVPILKPAIISVALFQFMWSMNDFIGPLIYVYSVDKYPIALALKMSIDVTEGAPWNEILAMASISILPSIIVFFLAQRYFVQGVTSSGIKG, encoded by the coding sequence ATGGCTGATGTTCAACACCTTACGCCGGGCATGAAAGAGGCTGAACGTGAAGTGGCGCGCACCCTGCGCCGCGAGAAAATCAGCGCCTGGATCCGCTACACGATCCTGCTGCTGGTCGGCCTGCTGATGCTCTACCCGCTGGCGTGGATGTTCTCGGCGTCGTTCAAACCGAACCATGAAATCTTCACCACCCTCGGGCTGTGGCCGAACCACGCCACCTGGGACGGTTTTATCAACGGCTGGAAAACCGGCACCGAATACACCTTCGGCCATTACATGCTCAATACCTTTAAGTATGTAATCCCGAAAGTGATCCTGACGATCATCTCGTCGACGGTGGTGGCGTACGGTTTTGCGCGCTTTGAGATCCCGTGGAAGAACTTCTGGTTCGGCACGCTGATCGCCACCATGCTGCTGCCGAGCACCGTGCTGCTGATCCCGCAATACCTGATGTTCCGTGAAATGGGCATGCTCAACAGCTATATGCCGCTCTACCTGCCGCTGGCTTTCGCCACCCAGGGCTTCTTTGTCTTTATGTTGATTCAGTTCTTACGCGGCGTGCCGCGCGATATGGAAGAAGCGGCGCAGATTGATGGCTGTAATTCGTGGCAGGTGTTGTGGTACGTGGTGGTGCCGATCCTGAAACCGGCGATTATCTCTGTGGCGCTGTTCCAGTTTATGTGGTCGATGAACGACTTTATCGGGCCGCTGATCTACGTCTACAGCGTGGATAAATACCCCATCGCGCTGGCGCTGAAAATGTCTATCGACGTGACCGAAGGCGCACCGTGGAACGAAATTCTGGCAATGGCGAGTATCTCCATTCTGCCGTCCATCATTGTCTTCTTCCTGGCACAGCGCTACTTCGTACAGGGCGTCACCAGCAGCGGAATCAAAGGTTAA
- a CDS encoding ABC transporter ATP-binding protein, giving the protein MAEVIFNKLEKVYSNGFKAVHGIDLKIADGEFMVIVGPSGCAKSTTLRMLAGLETISGGEVRIGEKIVNNLAPKSRGIAMVFQNYALYPHMTVRENLAFGLKLSKMPKDEIARQVDEAAKILELEELMDRLPRQLSGGQAQRVAVGRAIVKKPDVFLFDEPLSNLDAKLRASMRIRISDLHKQLKSSGKPATTVYVTHDQTEAMTMGDRICVMKLGHIMQVDTPDNLYHFPKNMFVAGFIGAPEMNIKPAKIVQKEGSLHITVGQETLALNAHQQERVAAYADKEVFFGVRPEFVSVADEPFSDDCGAGDLVRVENMGHEFFVYLKVADYELTARIPSDEARPLIAKGLHRKVYFKFDMNKCHIFDAKTEQNISL; this is encoded by the coding sequence ATGGCTGAAGTAATTTTCAACAAACTGGAAAAGGTCTACTCCAACGGCTTCAAAGCGGTACATGGTATCGACCTGAAAATCGCCGACGGTGAGTTTATGGTGATTGTTGGCCCCTCCGGCTGCGCCAAATCGACCACCCTGCGCATGCTGGCAGGGCTTGAGACCATCAGCGGCGGCGAAGTGCGCATCGGTGAGAAGATTGTCAACAACCTCGCGCCGAAGTCGCGCGGCATCGCCATGGTGTTCCAGAACTACGCGCTCTATCCGCATATGACCGTGCGCGAAAACCTCGCCTTCGGCCTGAAGCTGAGCAAAATGCCGAAGGATGAGATCGCACGCCAGGTAGATGAAGCGGCGAAAATTCTCGAACTGGAGGAGTTAATGGATCGTCTGCCGCGCCAGCTCTCCGGCGGCCAGGCGCAGCGCGTGGCCGTTGGCCGTGCGATTGTGAAAAAACCAGATGTCTTCCTATTTGACGAACCGCTCTCCAACCTTGATGCCAAGCTGCGCGCCTCGATGCGCATCCGCATTTCGGATCTGCATAAGCAGTTAAAAAGCTCCGGTAAACCGGCGACCACCGTGTATGTGACCCACGATCAGACCGAAGCGATGACCATGGGCGACCGCATCTGCGTGATGAAGCTCGGCCATATCATGCAGGTCGATACGCCGGATAACCTCTATCACTTCCCGAAAAACATGTTCGTCGCGGGCTTTATTGGCGCGCCGGAGATGAACATCAAACCGGCGAAAATTGTGCAGAAAGAGGGTTCCCTGCACATTACCGTCGGCCAGGAGACGCTGGCGCTTAACGCTCATCAGCAGGAGAGAGTCGCGGCTTATGCCGACAAAGAGGTCTTCTTTGGCGTGCGTCCGGAGTTTGTCTCCGTCGCCGATGAGCCCTTCAGCGACGACTGCGGCGCGGGCGATCTGGTGCGCGTCGAAAACATGGGCCACGAGTTCTTCGTCTACCTGAAAGTCGCCGACTATGAGCTAACCGCCCGCATTCCCTCTGATGAAGCCAGGCCGTTGATTGCTAAGGGGCTTCACCGGAAGGTGTACTTTAAGTTCGACATGAATAAGTGCCATATCTTTGACGCGAAAACGGAACAGAACATCTCTCTATAG
- a CDS encoding ABC transporter substrate-binding protein → MKKVLIGAAISATLGMCAVPATAADNVDLRMSWWGGNGRHQVTLKALEEFHKQHPDITVKSEYTGWDGHLSRLTTQIAGGTEPDVMQTNWNWLPIFSKNGEGFYDLNQVKDIIDLSQFDAKELQTTTINGKLNGIPISVTARVFYFNDEQWKKAGVSFPKTWDELMAAGKTFESKLGKQYYPVVLEHQDTLALLNSYMVQKYNIPAVDEKTKKFSYSKEQWVEFFQMYKKLVDSHVMPDSKYYASFGKSNMYEMKPWIEGEWGGTYMWNSTITKYSDNLKPPAKLVLGDYPMLPGATDAGLFFKPAQMLSIGKSTKHPKEAAQVINFLLNSKEGVQTLGLERGVPLSKAAVETLTASGVIKEEDPAVAGLRLAQSLPAKLSVSPYFDDPQIVAQFGTAIQYIDYGQKTVEETATDFQRQAERILKRAMR, encoded by the coding sequence ATGAAAAAAGTGCTAATCGGCGCAGCTATCTCCGCAACCCTGGGCATGTGCGCTGTACCCGCCACCGCCGCTGACAATGTTGATTTGCGTATGTCCTGGTGGGGCGGCAACGGTCGTCACCAGGTCACCTTAAAAGCGCTGGAAGAGTTCCATAAACAGCATCCCGATATTACCGTGAAGTCCGAATATACCGGCTGGGACGGGCACCTCTCCCGTCTGACCACGCAGATCGCCGGCGGCACCGAGCCGGACGTGATGCAGACCAACTGGAACTGGCTGCCGATCTTCTCAAAAAACGGCGAGGGTTTTTACGACCTGAACCAGGTGAAAGATATTATCGATCTCAGCCAGTTCGACGCTAAAGAGCTGCAAACCACCACCATTAACGGCAAGTTAAACGGTATTCCTATCTCGGTCACCGCGCGCGTCTTCTACTTCAATGACGAGCAGTGGAAAAAAGCGGGCGTTAGCTTCCCGAAAACCTGGGATGAGCTGATGGCGGCGGGTAAAACCTTTGAGAGCAAGCTGGGCAAGCAGTACTACCCGGTCGTGCTGGAGCACCAGGATACGCTGGCGCTGCTCAACTCTTATATGGTGCAGAAGTACAACATTCCGGCCGTTGACGAAAAGACCAAGAAGTTCAGCTACAGCAAAGAGCAGTGGGTTGAGTTCTTCCAGATGTACAAAAAGCTGGTCGACAGCCACGTGATGCCGGATTCGAAATACTACGCCTCGTTCGGTAAGAGCAACATGTATGAGATGAAGCCGTGGATCGAGGGCGAATGGGGCGGCACCTATATGTGGAACTCCACCATCACCAAATACTCCGACAACCTGAAGCCACCGGCCAAACTGGTATTGGGCGACTACCCGATGCTGCCGGGCGCGACCGATGCGGGGCTGTTCTTTAAACCGGCGCAGATGCTGTCGATTGGTAAGTCGACCAAACATCCGAAAGAGGCGGCGCAGGTGATTAACTTCCTGCTGAACAGCAAAGAAGGTGTGCAGACGCTGGGCCTTGAGCGCGGTGTGCCGCTGAGCAAAGCGGCGGTTGAGACGCTGACCGCCAGCGGGGTTATCAAAGAGGAGGATCCGGCGGTCGCGGGCCTGCGTCTGGCGCAGTCGCTGCCGGCAAAACTCTCCGTGTCGCCATATTTTGACGATCCGCAGATTGTGGCGCAGTTCGGTACCGCGATTCAGTACATCGATTATGGCCAGAAAACCGTTGAAGAGACCGCGACGGACTTCCAGCGCCAGGCTGAGCGTATCCTCAAGCGTGCCATGCGTTAA
- a CDS encoding sugar porter family MFS transporter has protein sequence MAFLSNDSVALPRALRDTRRMNMFVSVSAAVAGLLFGLDIGVIAGALPFITDHFTLSNRLQEWVVSSMMLGAAIGALFNGWLSFRLGRKYSLMVGAILFVAGSLGSAFATSVEVLLISRVLLGVAVGIASYTAPLYLSEMASENVRGKMISMYQLMVTLGIVLAFLSDTAFSYSGNWRAMLGVLALPAVLLIILVIFLPNSPRWLAQKGRHIEAEEVLRMLRDTSEKAREELNEIRESLKLKQGGFQLFKNNRNVRRAVFLGMLLQAMQQFTGMNIIMYYAPRIFKMAGFTTTEEQMIATLVVGLTFMFATFIAVFTVDKAGRKPALKIGFSVMAIGTLILGYCLMQFDNGTASSGLSWVSVGMTMLCIAGYAMSAAPVVWILCSEIQPLKCRDFGITCSTTTNWVSNMIIGATFLTLLDAIGAAGTFWLYTALNLAFVGVTFWLVPETKNVTLEHIERRLMSGEKLRNIGV, from the coding sequence ATGGCTTTTCTCAGTAATGATTCTGTCGCTTTACCCCGTGCGCTGCGTGATACCCGACGCATGAATATGTTTGTCTCTGTTTCCGCCGCGGTCGCCGGGCTGCTGTTTGGCCTTGATATCGGCGTGATTGCCGGCGCGTTGCCGTTTATTACCGATCACTTCACCTTAAGCAACCGGCTGCAGGAGTGGGTGGTGAGCAGCATGATGCTCGGCGCGGCGATTGGCGCGCTGTTCAACGGCTGGCTCTCTTTCCGCCTCGGCCGTAAATACAGCCTGATGGTGGGGGCGATTCTTTTTGTGGCCGGTTCGCTCGGCTCGGCGTTTGCCACCAGCGTCGAAGTGCTGCTCATCTCCCGCGTGCTGCTTGGCGTCGCGGTCGGTATTGCTTCCTACACCGCGCCGCTCTATCTCTCTGAGATGGCGAGCGAAAACGTGCGCGGCAAGATGATCAGCATGTATCAGCTGATGGTAACGCTGGGGATTGTGCTGGCGTTTCTCTCTGATACCGCCTTTAGCTACAGCGGCAACTGGCGGGCGATGCTCGGCGTGCTGGCGCTACCGGCTGTTTTATTGATTATCCTGGTGATCTTTTTACCCAACAGCCCGCGCTGGCTGGCGCAGAAAGGGCGTCATATTGAAGCGGAAGAGGTGTTGCGCATGCTGCGCGATACGTCGGAAAAAGCGCGTGAAGAGCTGAATGAAATTCGCGAAAGCCTGAAGTTGAAGCAGGGCGGCTTTCAGTTGTTCAAGAACAACCGCAACGTGCGCCGCGCGGTCTTTCTCGGCATGTTGCTGCAGGCGATGCAGCAGTTCACCGGCATGAACATCATCATGTATTACGCGCCGCGCATCTTTAAGATGGCCGGTTTTACCACCACGGAAGAGCAGATGATCGCCACGCTGGTGGTTGGCCTGACCTTTATGTTCGCCACCTTTATCGCCGTCTTTACGGTGGACAAAGCCGGGCGCAAACCGGCGCTGAAAATCGGCTTTAGCGTGATGGCGATTGGTACGTTGATCCTCGGCTACTGCCTGATGCAGTTTGATAACGGTACGGCGTCGAGCGGCCTGTCGTGGGTGTCGGTTGGGATGACGATGCTCTGTATCGCCGGATATGCAATGAGCGCCGCGCCGGTGGTGTGGATTTTGTGTTCTGAGATCCAGCCGCTCAAATGCCGCGATTTTGGTATCACCTGTTCCACCACCACCAACTGGGTGTCGAACATGATTATCGGCGCGACCTTCCTGACACTGCTGGATGCGATTGGTGCGGCGGGCACGTTCTGGCTCTATACCGCCCTGAACCTGGCGTTTGTAGGTGTCACCTTCTGGCTGGTGCCGGAGACGAAAAACGTTACGCTGGAGCATATCGAGCGTCGTTTGATGTCCGGGGAGAAGCTGCGCAATATCGGCGTGTGA
- the kduD gene encoding 2-dehydro-3-deoxy-D-gluconate 5-dehydrogenase KduD, which yields MILDAFSLQGKVAVVSGCDTGLGQGMALGLAEAGCDIVGINIVEPTETIERVTALGRRFLSLTADLRKIDGIPALLERAVAEFGKIDILVNNAGLIRREDAINFSEQDWDDVMNLNIKSVFFMSQAAAKHFIAQGNGGKIINIASMLSFQGGIRVPSYTASKSGVMGVTRLLANEWAKHNINVNAIAPGYMATNNTQQLRADEQRSAEILDRIPAGRWGLPSDLMGPVVFLSSKASDYINGYTIAVDGGWLAR from the coding sequence ATGATTCTGGATGCATTTTCTCTTCAAGGTAAAGTTGCGGTAGTGAGCGGTTGCGATACCGGTCTGGGGCAGGGCATGGCGCTGGGCCTCGCCGAAGCGGGCTGCGACATCGTCGGCATCAACATTGTTGAACCGACTGAAACTATCGAGCGCGTCACCGCGCTGGGCCGCCGCTTTCTGAGCCTGACCGCCGATCTGCGTAAGATCGACGGCATTCCTGCACTGCTTGAGCGCGCGGTCGCCGAGTTCGGCAAAATCGATATCCTGGTGAATAACGCCGGTCTGATCCGCCGCGAAGATGCGATCAATTTCAGCGAGCAGGACTGGGATGACGTGATGAACCTGAACATCAAGAGCGTCTTCTTTATGTCTCAGGCGGCGGCGAAGCACTTTATCGCCCAGGGCAACGGCGGCAAAATCATCAACATCGCCTCGATGCTCTCCTTCCAGGGCGGCATCCGGGTGCCTTCTTATACCGCTTCGAAAAGCGGCGTGATGGGCGTGACCCGTCTGCTGGCGAACGAGTGGGCGAAGCACAACATCAACGTTAACGCGATTGCGCCGGGTTATATGGCAACCAACAACACCCAGCAGCTGCGTGCTGACGAACAGCGTAGCGCCGAGATCCTCGATCGCATTCCGGCTGGCCGCTGGGGCCTGCCGAGCGATCTGATGGGGCCGGTGGTGTTCCTCTCCTCAAAAGCCTCTGATTACATTAATGGCTACACCATCGCTGTTGATGGCGGCTGGCTGGCGCGTTAA
- the kduI gene encoding 5-dehydro-4-deoxy-D-glucuronate isomerase, with product MEVRQSIHSAHAKTLDTQGLRNEFLIENVFVDDEYTMVYSHIDRIIVGGIKPVAKSVSVGGEVGKQLGVTYFLERRELGVINIGGAGTITVDGEIYEIGHRDALYVGKGAKEVVFASVDAAKPAKFYYNCAPAHTTYPTKKVTPAEVSPVTLGDPLTSNRRTINKYFVPDVLETCQLSMGLTELAPGNLWNTMPCHTHERRMEVYFYFNMEEDACVFHMMGQPQETRHIVMQNEQAVISPSWSIHSGVGTRAYTFIWGMVGENQVFDDMDHVAVKDLR from the coding sequence GTGGAAGTCAGACAAAGCATCCACAGCGCGCACGCTAAAACGCTGGATACCCAGGGGCTGCGCAACGAGTTTTTAATCGAAAACGTGTTCGTCGATGATGAATACACCATGGTTTACAGCCATATCGATCGCATCATCGTCGGCGGTATCAAGCCGGTGGCGAAAAGCGTGTCGGTTGGCGGCGAAGTGGGTAAACAGCTGGGCGTCACCTATTTCCTCGAACGCCGCGAGCTGGGCGTTATCAATATCGGCGGCGCAGGCACCATTACCGTGGATGGCGAGATTTATGAAATCGGCCATCGCGATGCGCTCTATGTCGGCAAAGGGGCGAAAGAGGTGGTGTTCGCCAGCGTTGATGCGGCGAAACCGGCGAAGTTTTACTACAACTGTGCCCCGGCCCATACCACCTATCCAACCAAAAAAGTGACGCCTGCGGAGGTTTCCCCCGTCACCCTCGGCGATCCGTTAACCAGCAACCGCCGCACCATCAATAAGTACTTTGTGCCGGACGTGCTGGAGACTTGCCAGTTAAGCATGGGGCTGACCGAGCTTGCGCCAGGCAACCTGTGGAACACCATGCCGTGCCACACCCACGAACGCCGCATGGAAGTCTATTTCTACTTCAATATGGAAGAGGATGCCTGCGTATTCCATATGATGGGCCAGCCGCAGGAGACGCGTCATATCGTGATGCAGAACGAACAAGCGGTGATTTCACCAAGCTGGTCAATCCATTCAGGTGTCGGTACGCGCGCGTACACCTTCATCTGGGGGATGGTGGGCGAAAACCAGGTCTTTGATGACATGGACCACGTTGCCGTAAAAGATCTGCGCTAA
- a CDS encoding oligogalacturonate lyase family protein yields the protein MAKGMRVKLNYAVSRDPDTGAEVTRLTPPEVTCHRNYFYQKCFFNDGSHLLFAGEFDGNWNYYLLNIENAEAVQLTEGAGDNTFGGFLSPDDSALYYVKNDRTLREVNLHTLAEREIYRVPEEWVGYGTWVANSDCTKLVGIEIAASDWTPLNDWQLFHDFFHKGPHCRLLRVDLQTGESKVIHEEKIWLGHPIYRPFDDNTVAFCHEGPHDLVDARMWLVNEDGSNVRKVKDHAEGESCTHEFWVPNGSALVYVSYLKGEQGRTISRYNPESGVNEEIMPMPACSHLMSNFDGTLLVGDGSGTPVDVKDTGGYAIDNDPYLYAFDVAQKGYYRVARHDTSWATFANSRQVTHPHPSFTPDDSAVLFSSDKDGKPALYIAKLPEQRTLLQP from the coding sequence ATGGCGAAAGGCATGCGGGTAAAACTCAACTATGCAGTGAGCCGCGATCCGGATACCGGCGCGGAAGTGACCCGCTTAACCCCTCCGGAGGTGACGTGTCACCGCAACTACTTCTATCAAAAGTGCTTCTTTAACGATGGCAGCCACCTGCTGTTTGCCGGCGAGTTTGACGGCAACTGGAACTACTATCTGCTGAATATTGAGAATGCCGAAGCGGTGCAGTTAACCGAAGGCGCGGGCGATAACACTTTTGGCGGCTTTCTCTCGCCAGATGACAGCGCGCTCTACTACGTGAAAAACGATCGCACCCTGCGCGAAGTTAACCTGCACACGCTGGCTGAACGCGAGATCTACCGCGTCCCCGAGGAGTGGGTGGGTTACGGCACCTGGGTCGCCAATAGCGACTGCACCAAGCTGGTCGGGATTGAGATTGCCGCCAGCGACTGGACGCCGCTCAACGACTGGCAGCTGTTCCATGACTTCTTCCATAAAGGGCCACACTGCCGCCTGCTGCGCGTTGATCTACAGACTGGCGAAAGCAAGGTGATACATGAAGAGAAGATCTGGCTTGGTCACCCGATCTATCGCCCGTTTGATGACAACACCGTGGCGTTTTGCCATGAAGGCCCGCACGATCTGGTCGATGCGCGGATGTGGCTGGTGAATGAAGATGGCAGCAACGTGCGCAAGGTGAAGGATCATGCTGAAGGTGAGAGCTGTACCCATGAGTTCTGGGTGCCGAACGGCTCGGCGCTGGTCTATGTCTCTTACCTGAAAGGCGAACAGGGGCGCACCATCTCGCGCTACAACCCGGAGAGCGGCGTGAATGAAGAGATTATGCCGATGCCGGCCTGCTCGCATTTGATGAGCAACTTTGACGGTACGCTGCTGGTCGGCGATGGCTCCGGCACGCCGGTGGATGTGAAGGATACCGGCGGCTACGCCATTGATAACGACCCCTATCTCTATGCGTTTGATGTGGCGCAGAAAGGGTATTACCGCGTCGCGCGCCACGATACCTCGTGGGCGACCTTTGCCAACAGCCGCCAGGTCACGCACCCGCATCCATCGTTTACCCCGGATGACAGCGCAGTGCTATTCAGTTCCGATAAAGACGGCAAACCGGCGCTCTATATCGCCAAACTGCCCGAGCAGCGCACCCTGCTGCAACCCTGA
- a CDS encoding oligogalacturonate-specific porin KdgM family protein translates to MFKKTLALATLLGASFASYAVTVDLRHEYIDSGSNADRVAVSHRFDNGLGFGVEAKWKSGGDDADKPLTEIVGNGHEESINWRWAATKNIALTPGFNIESKDTFSIYKPYIHAQYSFDNGVYIAGRYRYEYTRNPDSNVVDNKVNKFDAWVGWAMGDFRTELNYVYAKSTEDVVRENNKNYSNEYNAKLAYKLDKNWSPYVEIGNVGVKNTDERQTRFRLGVAYSF, encoded by the coding sequence TACTCTCCTTGGCGCATCCTTCGCTTCGTACGCTGTTACCGTCGATCTGCGCCATGAATACATTGACAGCGGCTCCAACGCCGATCGCGTAGCCGTGTCGCATCGCTTTGATAATGGCCTGGGTTTTGGCGTTGAAGCGAAATGGAAATCGGGTGGCGATGACGCTGACAAGCCGTTAACAGAGATTGTCGGCAACGGCCATGAAGAGTCGATTAACTGGCGCTGGGCCGCAACCAAGAATATTGCGCTCACACCAGGCTTTAATATTGAAAGCAAAGATACCTTCTCTATCTATAAACCCTATATTCATGCGCAATACAGCTTTGATAATGGCGTCTATATTGCGGGCCGTTACCGTTATGAATATACCCGTAACCCGGATTCCAACGTTGTCGATAACAAAGTCAATAAATTCGATGCGTGGGTGGGCTGGGCAATGGGCGACTTCCGCACCGAGCTGAACTACGTATATGCCAAAAGCACGGAAGATGTGGTGCGTGAAAATAATAAAAACTACTCCAACGAATATAACGCTAAGCTGGCGTATAAACTCGATAAAAACTGGTCACCGTATGTCGAAATCGGTAACGTTGGCGTGAAAAATACCGACGAACGCCAGACCCGTTTTCGTTTGGGTGTTGCTTACTCTTTCTGA